The following proteins come from a genomic window of Crassostrea angulata isolate pt1a10 chromosome 1, ASM2561291v2, whole genome shotgun sequence:
- the LOC128181808 gene encoding E3 ubiquitin-protein ligase RNF19B-like — protein sequence MKKRDSEGVHAVSAMSVSSGNSRGSERRRLSRFSLRRLFYPGVRTGKSKSRISLDSDSGKSEMSLSPASSERDPAHSVHLMSKSVQTVPETEHLPVISASGMRECPLCLIERPVEDFPEIMTCHHRSCSTCLQTYLKIEITESRINISCPECTEKYHPNDIRNILQNQSLMDKYEDFMVRRVLVSDPDVRWCPAPDCGYAVIAAGCAGCPKIHCGRPGCDTYFCYHCKQYWHPNKTCDAARAERSPNIRSASISYGPDSDIQNKDDIKPCPRCGAFIMKMNDGSCNHMACPVCGAEFCWLCMKEISDLHYLSPSGCTFWGKKPWSRKKKILWQLGTLVGAPVGITLIAGIAVPAMIIGIPVWVGRKIYSKYELVYTSKHKRNLAITGGVAASIIVAPVVAGLTVAIGVPILLAYVYGVVPISLCRSGGCGVTTSGKGGVRFEFDEDNETAGTIGQHLDNQSVGTGHNVANPSIGPSIGDASLGMTSSRSASGSHLERIGIIRDEGDTASTRAIGGMSLNGSICEGASLISAFQSKLEVQADVSSNLQKRNSFSSGSANFSIGEKSGTVSIGDNASTKALAGSIAGYRDKDNSSIGTSPYEVQVDVDSTPSPEDEVERPLPERPRNHSGQSSPVSGCSVRLSSMDDHKHKCRRCKRSVASDRCSEQQSVHFSDRVSLQNFQTDEIVSQSLNENSEEMDLNEESVFEPVNNPIFKEVICGKTPETFNDHSSAFEKALAASLPEVESDKPVLKETETARKAVSTTALITQQDFKGVGNHRNLSKSKSHEDCAIAKQKQKKGRIRHHSCEIAMNSGRISPSVLANHNNRSAL from the exons ATGAAAAAGAGGGATTCAGAAGGAGTGCATGCAGTGTCAGCCATGTCTGTTTCGTCTGGAAATTCCCGTGGCTCGGAACGGCGAAGGTTGAGCCGGTTCTCCCTCAGGCGACTATTTTATCCTGGAGTAAGGACGGGAAAATCCAAGTCTCGGATTAGTTTGGACTCAGACTCCGGGAAATCTGAGATGAGCCTGAGTCCAGCATCCTCCGAGCGAGACCCTGCCCACTCGGTTCATTTGATGAGTAAATCAGTTCAGACTGTTCCTGAGACTGAGCATCTGCCGGTCATTTCAGCCTCTGGAATGAGGGAATGTCCACTGTGTTTGATTGAGAGACCAGTAGAGGATTTCCCAGAAATCATGACGTGTCACCATCGCTCCTGTAGCACCTGTCTGCAGAcatatctaaaaatagaaatcaCAGAGAGTCGGATAAACATTTCCTGTCCGGAGTGTACGGAGAAGTACCACCCTAACGACATTCGGAACATTCTACAGAACCAGAGTCTGATGGACAAGTACGAGGATTTCATGGTTCGGCGAGTCCTCGTTTCAGATCCAGATGTGCGCTGGTGCCCAGCCCCTGACTGTGG ctaTGCAGTGATAGCTGCAGGCTGTGCGGGGTGTCCCAAGATTCACTGTGGGCGCCCGGGCTGCGACACCTACTTCTGTTATCACTGTAAGCAGTACTGGCACCCCAACAAGACGTGTGATGCGGCCCGGGCCGAGCGGTCACCCAACATACGCTCAGCCTCCATCAGCTATGGTCCTGACTCAGACATCCAGAACA AAGATGATATCAAACCGTGTCCTCGATGTGGTGCCTTCATCATGAAGATGAACGATGGATCCTGTAACCACATGGCTTGTCCAGTGTGTGGCGCGGAGTTTTGTTGGCTCTGTATGAAGGAGATATCAGACTTACACTATCTCAG TCCCTCTGGCTGTACTTTCTGGGGAAAGAAGCCTTGGAGTAGGAAGAAAAAGATCCTGTGGCAGCTGGGGACACTTGTCGGGGCGCCTGTTGGAATCACGCTGATCGCTGGAATCGCCGTCCCCGCAATGATCATTGGCATTCCAGTGTGGGTCGGGAGAAAG ATATACTCTAAGTATGAGCTTGTGTACACATCCAAACACAAACGAAATCTGGCCATTACAGGGGGCGTGGCTGCCTCTATCATCGTGGCTCCGGTGGTTGCTGGCCTGACAGTCG CAATTGGAGTTCCTATCTTATTGGCCTATGTGTATGGAGTGGTTCCCATCTCCCTGTGTAGAAGTGGAGGATGTGGGGTCACAACCTCTGGAAAGGGTGGGGTCAGGTTTGAGTTTGATGAGGATAATGAAACAGCAGGGACCATTGGTCAACATTTAG ATAATCAAAGTGTGGGCACTGGGCACAATGTGGCCAATCCGAGCATCGGGCCGAGCATTGGGGACGCCTCCCTGGGGATGACCAGCAGTCGTAGTGCGAGCGGTAGCCACCTGGAAAGAATCGGGATCATCCGTGACGAGGGCGACACAGCCAGTACCAGGGCTATTGGTGGGATGAGTCTGAACGGCAGTATATGTGAAGGGGCCTCACTGATCAGTGCTTTCCAATCAAA ACTTGAGGTGCAAGCCGACGTGTCATCCAATCTTCAGAAGAGAAACAGTTTCAGCAGTGGCTCTGCTAACTTCAGCATAGGAGAGAAGTCGGGCACTGTATCTATTGGAGACAATGCCAGCACAAAGGCTCTGGCCGGGTCTATAGCCGGATACAG GGACAAAGATAACAGCTCAATAGGGACATCTCCATATGAAGTTCAAGTGGATGTGGATTCTACCCCAAGTCCCGAGGACGAGGTTGAGAGACCCCTCCCTGAGAGGCCCCGCAATCACTCGGGTCAGAGTTCACCCGTGTCGGGCTGCAGTGTACGCCTATCTTCCATGGATGATCACAAGCACAAGTGCCGTCGCTGTAAGCGATCAGTGGCCAGTGATCGCTGCTCGGAGCAACAAAGTGTGCACTTTTCCGACCGCGTCAGCCTGCAAAACTTTCAAACTGATGAAATTGTTTCCCAAAGCTTGAATGAGAATTCAGAAGAGATGGACCTGAATGAAGAGTCTGTGTTTGAACCAGTAAATAATCCTATATTTAAGGAGGTTATTTGTGGCAAGACGCCAGAGACTTTTAACGACCATTCTTCAGCCTTTGAGAAGGCCCTCGCGGCATCATTACCTGAGGTGGAGAGTGACAAGCCGGTGTTGAAAGAGACGGAAACAGCCCGTAAAGCTGTGTCCACCACCGCCCTCATCACACAACAGGACTTCAAGGGGGTGGGGAACCACCGCAACCTGAGCAAAAGTAAGAGTCATGAAGACTGTGCCATAGCCAAGCAGAAACAAAAGAAAGGCAGGATCAGGCATCATAGCTGTGAGATTGCTATGAACTCGGGGCGGATTTCTCCCTCAGTACTAGCCAATCACAATAATCGGTCAGCGCTTTAG
- the LOC128180538 gene encoding sphingosine-1-phosphate lyase-like yields the protein MLDWVWSLEHIVFSLTALILTFVYINRGWEELLRILVIGLKQLPGVEEVLRYVLRQQVKDFVQNSTLRKSDGSAPKVLVPKTGIPTDKLREELKDLKGRETDPEEGKIFAYVYTQEGDHFDIQTEAFAKFQEKLGYSVDHDCIVKEFHHAFLHENALNPMVFPSLRKMETEIVSMTAGMLHGSDECVGFLTSGGTESNLMAVKAYLNRAKKMYPTIKNPEIIAPITIHPTIDKAADYFGLTVIHTPVDEGFRADVEAIKKAITPNTILLCASAPQFCHGIIDPIEEISHLALKVGLPLHVDGCFGGYMLPWVEKLGYDIPSFDFRNPGVTSMSADVHKYGYGVKGSSVILYKNNDYRRHQVYTYARWPGGLYGSPSMAGTRPGGNIAASWVAIRALGEDGYMKRAKELMDATDRLKEGVRQIEGLKILGTPHMTCFAIGAADPEVDIQAVADVMDGKGWKMERNQTPNSLHLSILPSHIPVVDDLLTDLKAATERVKGDVTLSKNGTAGVYGMIATIPDKSIVDDFLVEFFCQVYS from the exons ATGCTGGACTGGGTCTGGAGCCTAGAACACATTGTCTTCAGCCTCACCGCTCTCATTCTcacgtttgtttacatcaacAGGGGCTGGGAGGAGCTCCTCAGGATCCTGGTTATTGGACTCAAACAACTGCCGGGGGTGGAGGAGGTTCTCAGGTATGTGCTCAGACAGCAGGTCAAGGACTTTGTTCAGAACTCGACGTTGAGGAAGAGTGATGGATCCGCGCCTAAAGTTCTCGTACCAAAGACAG GAATCCCCACCGATAAATTGAGGGAGGAACTAAAGGATCTTAAGGGGCGAGAGACTGACCCCGAGGAGGGGAAGATCTTTGCCTATGTCTACACACAAGAGGGGGACCACTTTGACATCCAGACCGAGGCTTTTGCAAAATTCCAAG AGAAGCTGGGGTACTCCGTGGACCATGACTGTATCGTGAAGGAGTTCCACCACGCCTTCCTTCACGAGAACGCCCTTAACCCCATGGTCTTCCCCAGTCTCAG AAAGATGGAAACAGAGATTGTAAGCATGACAGCCGGTATGTTGCATGGAAGTGATGAATGCGTCGGATTTTTAACTTCCGGTGGGACTGAAAGCAATCTGATGGCCGTAAAGGCCTATCTGAACCGCGCCAAGAAAATGTACCCCACCATCAAAAACCCAGAAATC ATCGCACCTATCACGATACACCCGACCATAGACAAGGCGGCAGACTACTTTGGTCTGACTGTAATTCACACGCCAGTGGACGAGGGGTTCCGAGCGGACGTTGAGGCTATAAAAAAG GCCATCACCCCGAACACTATCCTACTGTGCGCCTCTGCCCCTCAGTTCTGTCACGGCATTATCGATCCTATCGAGGAAATTTCTCACCTCGCCCTGAAGGTCGGACTTCCCCTACACGTGGACGGGTGCTTCGGGGGATACATGTTGCCATG GGTTGAGAAGCTGGGGTATGATATTCCGTCTTTTGACTTCCGAAATCCCGGTGTGACCTCAATGTCAGCTGATGTACATAAATATGGATACGGGGTCAAG GGCTCTAGTGTAATTCTATACAAGAACAACGACTACCGCCGTCACCAGGTGTACACTTACGCCAGGTGGCCCGGGGGCCTGTATGGCTCACCTAGCATGGCCGGAACGAGACCAG GTGGTAACATCGCGGCCTCATGGGTGGCTATAAGAGCTCTGGGTGAGGACGGGTACATGAAGCGGGCCAAGGAACTAATGGACGCCACGGATCGACTCAAGGAGGGTGTCCGTCAAATCGAGGGGCTGAAGATTCTGGGCACGCCTCACATGACGTGCTTCGCCATCGGTGCGGCGGATCCAGAGGTTGACATACAAGCTGTGGCGGACGTCATGGACGGGAAAG GATGGAAGATGGAACGAAATCAGACACCGAACTCTCTACACCTGTCCATCCTACCGTCACATATACCCGTGGTAGATGACCTCCTGACTGACCTCAAGGCCGCCACAGAGAGGGTCAAG GGGGACGTAACTCTCTCAAAGAATGGGACAGCCGGAGTGTACGGAATGATTGCCACAATTCCGGATAAGTCCATCGTCGACGATTTCCTAGTAGAATTTTTCTGCCAGGTGTACTCCTAG